From a region of the Paraburkholderia caribensis genome:
- a CDS encoding ParB/RepB/Spo0J family partition protein — protein MSIKDRLAKKTGDLMVPAPSQDAGRSASPRTAPGQMLAFRSAMRESSDRVSQLEAQLKEYDGAVAIRALDPKTIRASKWANRQDFGDESFAELKSLIAEAGGNTQPIKVRPSGDGEGYEIVFGHRRHRACMELDLPVNAIVDGEITEQGQFVQMDQENRARKNLSPWEQGVWYKRALDDKLWPSQNAMAKACGLSQGNISSALLVAELPAEVVGAFPSPHDIQFQAARKLSVALKKAADEVVQRAVELAEDSSRTAPEVLAALLAAARPAAPVRKEEEVGIERKGELLVIRLRASGVPQDRVEELRQLITGFLEDVQSAAD, from the coding sequence ATGTCGATCAAGGACAGGCTTGCAAAGAAGACGGGTGACTTGATGGTTCCTGCTCCGTCCCAGGACGCGGGGCGTAGTGCATCGCCGCGTACCGCGCCCGGGCAGATGCTGGCGTTTCGCAGCGCGATGCGCGAAAGCTCGGATCGCGTCTCGCAACTGGAAGCGCAGCTTAAGGAATACGACGGCGCCGTCGCGATCCGTGCGCTCGATCCGAAGACTATCCGGGCGTCAAAATGGGCGAACCGCCAGGATTTCGGTGACGAGAGTTTTGCCGAGCTGAAGTCGTTGATCGCCGAGGCGGGCGGCAACACGCAACCGATCAAGGTACGTCCTTCGGGCGACGGTGAAGGATACGAAATTGTGTTCGGGCATCGTCGGCATCGCGCGTGCATGGAACTCGATTTGCCGGTGAACGCGATCGTCGATGGCGAGATCACGGAGCAAGGTCAGTTTGTCCAGATGGATCAGGAGAACCGCGCGCGGAAAAACCTGAGTCCTTGGGAACAGGGGGTCTGGTACAAGCGTGCGCTCGACGACAAGTTGTGGCCGTCGCAGAACGCGATGGCGAAGGCGTGCGGTCTGTCGCAGGGGAATATCTCTAGCGCGCTGCTCGTGGCCGAGCTTCCGGCCGAGGTGGTTGGTGCGTTCCCATCCCCGCACGATATCCAGTTTCAGGCTGCGCGGAAGTTGTCGGTCGCGCTCAAGAAAGCTGCCGACGAGGTCGTCCAGCGGGCGGTCGAGCTTGCTGAGGATTCGTCGCGTACGGCTCCTGAGGTGCTGGCTGCGTTGCTGGCGGCGGCTCGGCCCGCGGCTCCTGTCCGGAAGGAAGAGGAGGTTGGGATCGAGCGGAAGGGAGAACTGTTGGTGATTCGTTTGCGCGCGAGCGGTGTGCCGCAAGATCGCGTGGAAGAGTTGCGGCAGTTGATTACTGGATTTCTTGAGGATGTGCAGTCGGCGGCTGATTGA